One genomic window of Ottowia oryzae includes the following:
- the acs gene encoding acetate--CoA ligase has translation MSAIESVLVENRVFPPSEAVVKAARVGGMDAYNALCKEAEDDFEGFWARHAKENLVWAKPFTQVLDESNKPFYRWFADGQLNASANCLDKHVGTPVENKTAIIFEADDGAVTKVTYKELLARVGQFANALKVSGVKKGDRVLVYMPMTVEGVIAMQACARIGATHSVVFGGFSAKALQERIIDGGAVAVITANYQMRGGKELPLKAIVDEALAMGGCESIQNVFVFERTATACAMVEGRDKTFTQILTGQSTDCPPEVVDAEHPLFVLYTSGSTGKPKGVQHATGGYLLWAKMTMDWTFDLKDSDVFWCTADIGWITGHTYVAYGPLAAGATQIIFEGVPTYPNAGRFWQMIEKHKCTIFYTAPTAIRSLIKASDTDEKVHPKNWDLSSLRILGSVGEPINPEAWMWYYRNVGAERCPIVDTFWQTETGGHMITPLPGATPLVPGSCTLPLPGIMAAIVDEAGNDMPNGSGGILVVKKPWPSMIRNIWGDPERFKKSYFPEELKGYYLAGDGAVRDAERGYFRITGRIDDVLNVSGHRMGTMEIESALVAKTDLVAEAAVVGRPDDLTGEAICAFVVLKRSLPEGDEAKAIAKELRDWVAKEIGPIAKPKDIRFGENLPKTRSGKIMRRLLRSLAKGEQITQDTSTLENPAILTQLDQTY, from the coding sequence ATGAGCGCGATTGAATCGGTTTTGGTTGAGAACCGGGTGTTCCCACCCAGCGAAGCGGTGGTCAAGGCCGCGCGCGTGGGCGGCATGGACGCCTACAACGCCCTGTGCAAAGAGGCCGAAGACGACTTCGAGGGCTTCTGGGCGCGGCACGCCAAGGAAAACCTCGTGTGGGCCAAGCCGTTCACGCAGGTGCTGGACGAATCGAACAAGCCTTTCTACCGCTGGTTTGCCGACGGGCAGCTGAACGCCAGCGCCAACTGCCTGGACAAGCACGTCGGCACGCCGGTAGAAAACAAGACCGCCATCATCTTCGAGGCGGACGACGGCGCGGTGACGAAGGTCACCTACAAAGAACTGCTGGCGCGCGTCGGCCAGTTCGCCAATGCGCTGAAGGTCAGCGGCGTCAAGAAGGGCGACCGCGTGCTGGTCTACATGCCCATGACGGTGGAAGGCGTGATCGCCATGCAGGCGTGCGCGCGCATCGGCGCCACGCACAGCGTGGTGTTTGGCGGCTTTTCGGCCAAGGCGCTGCAAGAACGCATCATCGACGGCGGCGCCGTCGCGGTCATCACCGCCAACTACCAGATGCGCGGCGGCAAGGAACTGCCCCTGAAGGCCATCGTGGACGAAGCATTGGCGATGGGCGGGTGCGAGTCGATCCAGAACGTCTTTGTTTTTGAACGCACGGCCACCGCCTGCGCCATGGTCGAAGGGCGCGACAAGACCTTCACCCAGATCCTGACCGGGCAAAGCACCGACTGCCCGCCGGAAGTGGTGGACGCCGAGCATCCGCTGTTCGTGCTGTACACCAGCGGCTCCACCGGCAAGCCCAAGGGCGTGCAGCACGCCACGGGCGGCTACCTGCTGTGGGCGAAGATGACGATGGACTGGACTTTCGACCTGAAGGATTCGGACGTCTTCTGGTGCACGGCCGACATCGGCTGGATTACCGGCCACACGTACGTGGCCTACGGCCCGCTGGCCGCTGGCGCCACGCAGATCATCTTTGAAGGCGTGCCCACCTACCCGAACGCGGGCCGCTTCTGGCAGATGATCGAAAAGCACAAGTGCACGATCTTCTACACGGCGCCCACGGCCATCCGCTCGCTGATCAAGGCGTCCGACACCGATGAGAAGGTGCACCCGAAGAACTGGGACTTGTCGTCGCTGCGCATCCTGGGCAGCGTGGGCGAGCCCATCAACCCCGAGGCGTGGATGTGGTACTACCGCAATGTGGGCGCCGAGCGCTGCCCCATCGTGGACACGTTCTGGCAGACCGAAACGGGCGGCCACATGATCACCCCGCTGCCGGGCGCCACGCCGTTGGTGCCGGGCTCGTGCACTTTGCCGCTGCCGGGCATCATGGCGGCCATCGTCGACGAGGCGGGCAACGACATGCCCAACGGCTCGGGCGGCATCCTGGTCGTCAAGAAGCCGTGGCCCAGCATGATCCGCAACATCTGGGGCGACCCGGAGCGCTTCAAGAAAAGCTACTTTCCTGAAGAGCTCAAGGGCTATTACTTGGCGGGCGACGGCGCCGTGCGCGATGCCGAGCGCGGCTACTTCCGCATCACCGGGCGCATCGACGACGTGCTGAACGTGTCGGGCCACCGCATGGGCACGATGGAGATTGAATCCGCACTGGTCGCCAAGACCGACTTGGTGGCCGAAGCCGCCGTGGTGGGTCGCCCCGACGATTTGACCGGCGAGGCGATTTGCGCCTTCGTGGTGCTCAAGCGCAGCCTGCCGGAGGGCGACGAAGCGAAGGCCATCGCCAAGGAGCTGCGCGACTGGGTGGCCAAGGAGATAGGCCCCATCGCCAAGCCCAAGGACATCCGCTTTGGTGAGAACCTGCCCAAGACGCGGTCGGGCAAGATCATGCGCCGCCTGCTGCGCAGCCTGGCCAAGGGCGAGCAGATCACCCAGGACACCAGCACGCTGGAAAACCCGGCCATCCTGACGCAGCTGGATCAAACGTACTGA
- a CDS encoding c-type cytochrome has translation MKRIVMTIATLAAVTAVAPAMADEAMAKAKNCMACHAVDKKLVGPAYKDVAAKYGKEAGAVDKLAAKIQKGGSGVWGAVPMPPNANVSPAEAKALATWILSLK, from the coding sequence ATGAAGCGTATTGTGATGACTATTGCCACCTTGGCTGCGGTGACCGCGGTCGCGCCAGCCATGGCTGACGAAGCGATGGCCAAAGCGAAGAACTGCATGGCCTGCCACGCGGTGGACAAGAAGCTCGTGGGCCCTGCCTACAAAGATGTGGCCGCCAAATACGGCAAGGAGGCCGGCGCGGTAGACAAGCTGGCCGCTAAGATCCAGAAAGGCGGCTCGGGCGTGTGGGGCGCCGTGCCCATGCCGCCCAACGCCAACGTCAGCCCGGCGGAGGCGAAAGCCCTGGCCACCTGGATCCTGTCGCTCAAGTAA
- a CDS encoding TIGR04438 family Trp-rich protein — MYFLGLGIVLLLLKWQEIGPVAEWSWWTVLAPFALAVVWWTWADWSGYTKRKAMERDDQRKQDRINRHLEAIGQKPRDARRR, encoded by the coding sequence ATGTACTTTTTGGGCTTGGGCATCGTTTTGTTGCTCCTGAAATGGCAGGAAATCGGCCCCGTGGCCGAATGGTCCTGGTGGACGGTGCTGGCGCCCTTCGCGCTGGCCGTGGTTTGGTGGACCTGGGCCGATTGGTCGGGCTACACCAAGCGCAAGGCGATGGAGCGTGACGACCAGCGCAAGCAGGACCGGATCAACCGCCACCTCGAGGCCATCGGCCAAAAGCCGCGCGACGCCCGTCGCCGCTGA
- the ilvD gene encoding dihydroxy-acid dehydratase, which produces MPAYRSKTSTAGRNMAGARSLWRATGMKDGDFSKPIIAVVNSFTQFVPGHVHLKDLGQLVAREIEAAGGVAKEFNTIAVDDGIAMGHDGMLYSLPSREVIADSVEYMVNAHCADAMVCISNCDKITPGMLMAAMRLNIPVVFVSGGPMEAGKVRLAVPGQGGEKTIQIKKLDLIDAMVMAADSKVSDAEVAEVERSACPTCGSCSGMFTANSMNCLAEALGLALPGNGTVVATHADREQLFKRAGRLAVELCQRYYEQEDASVLPRAVGFKAFENAMTLDIAMGGSTNTILHLLAIAQEAGIDFTMKDIDRLSRAVPQLCKVAPNTNKYHIEDVHRAGGIMAILGELDRAGKLHTDVPTVHARTMKDALAQWDVTGPVDEAVKTFYMAGPAGIPTQVAFSQNTRWPSLDTDRQEGCIRSYDHAFSKEGGLAVLHGNIALDGCVVKTAGVDDSILVFEGPAHVVESQDEAVENILADKVKAGDVVVVRYEGPKGGPGMQEMLYPTSYIKSKGLGKVCALLTDGRFSGGTSGLSIGHCSPEAAAGGAIGLVRNGDRIRIDIPNRTINVLLSDEELAQRRAEQDAKGWKPTLPRPRKVSTALKAYAKLVTSADKGAVRDASLLD; this is translated from the coding sequence ATGCCTGCCTACCGTTCCAAGACCTCCACCGCCGGCCGCAACATGGCGGGTGCGCGTTCCCTGTGGCGCGCCACCGGCATGAAAGACGGTGATTTCTCCAAGCCCATCATTGCGGTGGTGAACTCGTTCACGCAGTTCGTGCCTGGCCACGTCCATTTGAAGGACCTGGGCCAGCTGGTTGCGCGTGAAATCGAGGCCGCTGGCGGCGTGGCGAAGGAATTCAACACCATCGCCGTGGACGACGGCATCGCCATGGGCCATGACGGCATGCTGTATTCGCTGCCCAGTCGCGAGGTGATCGCCGATTCGGTCGAATACATGGTCAACGCCCACTGCGCCGACGCCATGGTCTGCATCAGCAACTGCGACAAGATCACCCCCGGCATGCTGATGGCCGCCATGCGCCTGAACATTCCTGTGGTTTTCGTCTCTGGCGGCCCGATGGAAGCCGGCAAGGTGCGCCTGGCGGTGCCGGGGCAGGGCGGCGAGAAAACCATCCAGATCAAGAAGCTGGATTTGATCGACGCCATGGTGATGGCCGCCGACAGCAAGGTCAGCGACGCCGAGGTGGCCGAGGTAGAGCGCTCTGCCTGCCCGACCTGCGGCTCTTGCTCGGGCATGTTCACCGCCAACTCGATGAACTGCCTGGCCGAGGCGCTGGGTCTGGCGCTGCCGGGCAACGGCACGGTGGTGGCCACGCACGCCGACCGCGAGCAGCTGTTCAAGCGCGCCGGCCGCCTGGCGGTTGAGCTGTGCCAGCGTTACTACGAGCAGGAAGACGCCAGCGTGCTGCCGCGCGCCGTGGGCTTCAAGGCGTTTGAGAACGCGATGACGCTGGACATCGCCATGGGCGGCTCCACCAACACCATCCTGCATCTGCTGGCCATCGCGCAAGAGGCGGGCATCGACTTCACGATGAAGGACATCGACCGTCTTTCGCGCGCGGTGCCGCAGCTATGCAAGGTGGCGCCCAACACCAACAAGTACCACATCGAAGACGTGCACCGCGCAGGCGGCATCATGGCCATCCTGGGCGAGCTGGACCGCGCCGGCAAGCTGCACACCGACGTGCCCACGGTGCACGCGCGCACCATGAAGGACGCGCTGGCCCAATGGGACGTGACTGGCCCGGTGGACGAGGCCGTCAAGACCTTCTACATGGCCGGCCCCGCGGGTATTCCCACGCAGGTGGCGTTCAGCCAGAACACGCGCTGGCCCAGCCTGGACACCGACCGCCAGGAAGGCTGCATCCGTTCGTACGACCACGCCTTCAGCAAGGAAGGCGGCCTGGCCGTGCTGCACGGCAACATTGCGCTGGACGGCTGCGTGGTGAAAACCGCTGGCGTGGACGATTCGATCCTGGTGTTTGAGGGGCCGGCCCACGTGGTCGAATCGCAGGACGAGGCGGTTGAAAACATCCTGGCCGACAAGGTCAAGGCTGGCGACGTGGTCGTGGTGCGCTACGAGGGCCCCAAGGGCGGCCCGGGCATGCAGGAAATGCTCTACCCCACCAGCTACATCAAGTCCAAGGGCCTGGGCAAGGTCTGCGCGCTGCTGACCGACGGGCGCTTTTCGGGCGGTACGTCGGGCCTGTCGATCGGCCATTGCTCGCCTGAGGCCGCCGCCGGCGGCGCGATTGGCCTGGTGCGCAACGGCGACCGCATCCGCATCGACATCCCCAACCGCACGATCAACGTGCTGCTCAGCGATGAAGAGCTGGCCCAGCGCCGCGCCGAGCAAGATGCCAAGGGCTGGAAGCCCACCCTGCCGCGCCCGCGCAAGGTTTCTACTGCCTTGAAGGCCTACGCCAAGCTCGTCACGTCAGCCGACAAAGGTGCCGTGCGCGACGCCAGCCTGCTGGACTGA
- the lgt gene encoding prolipoprotein diacylglyceryl transferase, with product MLMYPQIDPIAIRLGPLAVHWYGLTYLVAFGLFFLLATRRLKHEPYASITQPAPWTRRDIEDLLFWGVMGVILGGRLGYCLFYKPSYYASHPLEVFAVWQGGMSFHGGMLGVIIAMMLWARRTGRPWLQVTDLIAPCVPLGLASGRVGNFINGELWGRLADPSLPWAMVFPGAALPDGTNPPRHPSQIYQFLLEGVLLFVLLWLYARHPRKTGQVSGAFLVGYGAFRFIAEYFRQPDAYLGLLALGMSMGQWLCVPMIVAGAVLWVWATRRPQPPLAMGGQPN from the coding sequence ATGCTGATGTACCCCCAAATCGACCCCATCGCCATTCGCCTGGGCCCACTGGCCGTCCACTGGTACGGCCTGACCTACCTGGTGGCTTTTGGGCTGTTCTTCCTGCTGGCCACGCGCCGCCTGAAGCATGAGCCCTATGCCAGCATCACGCAGCCCGCGCCCTGGACGCGGCGCGACATCGAAGACTTGCTGTTCTGGGGCGTGATGGGCGTCATCCTGGGCGGGCGCCTGGGCTACTGCCTGTTCTACAAGCCCAGCTATTACGCGAGCCACCCGCTGGAAGTGTTCGCCGTGTGGCAAGGCGGGATGAGCTTTCATGGCGGCATGCTGGGCGTGATCATCGCCATGATGCTGTGGGCGCGCCGCACCGGGCGCCCCTGGCTGCAAGTCACCGACCTGATTGCCCCCTGCGTGCCGCTGGGCCTGGCGTCGGGGCGCGTGGGCAACTTCATCAATGGCGAGCTGTGGGGCCGCCTGGCCGACCCGTCGCTGCCCTGGGCCATGGTCTTTCCGGGCGCGGCGCTGCCCGATGGCACCAACCCGCCGCGTCACCCTTCGCAGATCTACCAGTTCTTGCTGGAAGGCGTGCTGCTGTTCGTGCTGCTGTGGCTATACGCGCGCCACCCGCGCAAGACCGGACAAGTCAGTGGGGCGTTTTTGGTGGGCTATGGCGCTTTCCGCTTCATCGCCGAATACTTCAGGCAGCCCGACGCCTACCTGGGCCTGCTGGCGCTGGGCATGAGCATGGGCCAGTGGCTGTGCGTTCCGATGATCGTCGCTGGCGCGGTGCTGTGGGTGTGGGCCACGCGCCGCCCGCAGCCGCCCTTGGCGATGGGTGGCCAGCCTAACTGA
- a CDS encoding malonyl-CoA decarboxylase, producing the protein MNNVVKSDAAGEGATARTMRERLGALLGRRHEALSPWVLRRTLGELQAVNDPAVSDVEGGRRAAGVASWYAGASPEERRDCWLLMSEQFAPDVSALDEARRDYEVALGTPGEAEAEVRLRRAYVSPRTRLLQRFAAFPQGLRFLLDMRAELLPHLKSDKRLVALDAELEALFSTWFDVAFLNLQRISWQSPAALVEKLIKYEAVHDVTSWADAKNRLDEDRRCYGFFHPRLPGEPLIFVEVALLQGLASSMPPLLDESADAADLGKASTAIFYSISNTQQGLKGVGFGDSLIKRVVETLRAEFSQLKEFATLSPIPGLRGWLGKQAEALWAATPARTRQAIDKQLGTSGLTSAALLAALDKPKELDEKSPLARWLQGAAARYLAPELAPGDRPLDAVARFHLGNGARVERINWLGDPSAKGVKQSYGLMVNYLYDLKRLDKHRAALARGKIPVSGAVQSLLD; encoded by the coding sequence ATGAATAATGTAGTGAAATCCGATGCGGCGGGCGAAGGCGCCACCGCCCGCACCATGCGTGAACGCCTGGGCGCGCTGCTGGGGCGGCGGCATGAAGCGCTGTCGCCCTGGGTGCTGCGCCGCACGCTGGGCGAGCTGCAGGCCGTCAACGACCCGGCTGTCAGCGATGTCGAAGGCGGCCGCCGCGCCGCCGGGGTGGCGAGTTGGTACGCCGGCGCCTCGCCCGAAGAGCGGCGCGACTGCTGGCTGCTGATGAGCGAGCAGTTCGCCCCCGACGTCAGCGCGCTGGACGAAGCCCGGCGCGACTACGAAGTCGCCTTGGGCACGCCCGGCGAGGCCGAGGCCGAAGTGCGCCTGCGCCGCGCCTACGTGTCGCCTCGTACGCGGCTGCTGCAGCGCTTTGCCGCCTTCCCGCAAGGGCTGCGCTTTCTGCTCGACATGCGTGCCGAGCTGTTGCCGCACCTCAAGAGCGACAAGCGCCTGGTCGCGCTGGACGCCGAGCTGGAGGCGCTGTTTTCCACCTGGTTCGACGTGGCCTTTCTGAACTTGCAGCGCATCAGCTGGCAGTCGCCCGCCGCGCTGGTCGAAAAGCTGATCAAGTACGAAGCGGTGCACGACGTCACCAGCTGGGCCGACGCCAAGAACCGCCTGGACGAAGACCGGCGCTGCTACGGCTTCTTTCACCCCCGCCTGCCCGGCGAGCCGCTGATCTTTGTCGAAGTGGCGCTGCTGCAGGGCCTGGCCAGCAGCATGCCGCCGCTGCTGGACGAAAGCGCCGATGCGGCCGACTTAGGCAAGGCCAGCACCGCCATCTTCTATTCCATCAGCAACACGCAGCAGGGCCTCAAGGGCGTGGGTTTTGGCGATTCGCTGATCAAGCGCGTGGTCGAAACCCTGCGCGCCGAGTTTTCGCAGCTCAAGGAATTCGCCACGCTGTCGCCCATTCCGGGCTTGCGCGGCTGGCTGGGCAAGCAGGCAGAGGCGCTGTGGGCCGCCACGCCCGCGCGCACGCGCCAGGCTATCGACAAGCAGCTGGGCACATCGGGGCTGACCAGCGCAGCGCTGCTGGCGGCGCTGGACAAACCCAAGGAGCTGGACGAAAAGTCGCCCCTGGCGCGCTGGCTGCAAGGCGCGGCCGCGCGCTACCTTGCGCCCGAGCTGGCACCCGGCGATCGCCCGCTGGACGCGGTGGCGCGCTTTCACCTGGGCAACGGCGCGCGGGTAGAGCGCATCAACTGGCTGGGCGACCCGTCTGCCAAGGGCGTCAAGCAGTCGTACGGCCTGATGGTGAATTACCTGTACGACCTCAAGCGCCTGGACAAGCACCGCGCCGCGTTGGCACGGGGAAAAATACCTGTATCGGGCGCGGTGCAAAGCCTGTTAGATTGA